In Peromyscus maniculatus bairdii strain BW stock mitochondrion, complete genome, one DNA window encodes the following:
- the ND2 gene encoding NADH dehydrogenase subunit 2 (similar to INSD accession ASN66850 of P. polionotus; TAA stop codon is completed by the addition of 3' A residues to the mRNA), with protein sequence MNPITLLIIYFTILSGPMVTMLSANLFLMWIGLEMNLLAIIPMMTKNTNPRSTEAATKYFLTQATASMIFLLSIILNYKQLGVWTLQPQTNNQITTLMFISLAIKMGLAPFHAWLPEVTQGIPMQTGMILLTWQKMAPMSILFQMYEMTNPMILMTSAILSVLIGAWNGLNQTQTRKIMAYSSISHMGWMIAVLPFNPSLTMLNLLIYISLTVPTFIMLKHNSSNNINSLSLMWSKTPMMLPTISLILLSTGGLPPLTGFLPKWAIISELLKNNNIMLATLMAMTALINLFFYTRLIYSTTLTTFPTNNNSKMSLHHTNHKNNFILPSMAILSTMTLPLSPLLMT encoded by the coding sequence ATCAACCCCATCACACTTCTAATTATTTACTTTACAATTTTATCTGGCCCAATAGTCACTATATTAAGCGCTAACTTATTCCTAATATGAATTGGACTAGAAATAAACCTCCTGGCTATCATCCCAATAATAACAAAAAATACAAACCCCCGATCAACAGAAGCAGCAACAAAATATTTCCTAACCCAAGCCACAGCTTCAATAATTTTCCTATTATCAATCATTCTCAACTACAAACAACTAGGAGTATGAACATTACAACCCCAAACAAACAACCAAATCACCACACTAATATTTATCTCCCTAGCAATTAAAATAGGACTTGCACCATTCCACGCATGACTGCCAGAAGTAACCCAAGGAATCCCCATACAAACAGGTATAATCCTACTTACATGACAAAAAATAGCTCCAATATCAATCCTATTTCAAATATATGAAATAACTAACCCAATAATTCTTATAACATCAGCCATTTTATCAGTACTAATCGGAGCATGAAACGGACTTAACCAAACACAAACACGAAAAATTATAGCCTACTCATCCATCAGCCACATAGGTTGAATAATCGCTGTACTTCCATTCAACCCATCCCTTACAATACTAAACCTACTAATCTACATTAGCCTGACAGTACCAACATTTATTATACTAAAACATAATTCATCCAACAACATTAACTCTTTATCACTCATATGAAGCAAAACCCCAATAATACTACCAACAATTTCACTAATTTTACTATCTACAGGAGGATTACCACCACTAACAGGATTCCTACCTAAATGAGCCATTATCTCAGAACTTCTAAAAAACAATAACATCATACTAGCTACACTAATAGCAATAACAGCCCTAATCAATCTATTCTTCTACACACGACTAATTTATTCAACCACACTAACCACATTTCCAACAAACAACAACTCCAAAATATCACTACACCACACCAACCACAAAAATAACTTCATCCTCCCCTCCATAGCCATTCTAAGTACTATAACACTTCCTCTCTCCCCACTACTAATAACATA
- the ND1 gene encoding NADH dehydrogenase subunit 1 (similar to INSD accession ASN66849 of P. polionotus;TAA stop codon is completed by the addition of 3' A residues to the mRNA') produces MHLLNILTLLVPILIAMAFLTLVERKILGYMQLRKGPNIVGPYGILQPFADAMKLFIKEPLRPLATSTSLFIIAPTLSLTLAFSLWIPMPMPHPLINLNLGAMFILATSSLSVYSILWSGWASNSKYSMFGALRAVAQTISYEVTMAIILLSVLLMNGSFSLQSLMFTQEALWLIIPTWPLGMMWYISTLAETNRAPFDLTEGESELVSGFNVEYAAGPFALFFMAEYTNIILMNALSTIVFLGPFNDPNYPEMFTTNFMMKTLALTTLFLWVRASYPRFRYDQLMHLLWKNFLPLTLALCMWHISVPIFMASIPPYT; encoded by the coding sequence GTGCATTTATTAAATATCCTAACCCTCCTAGTACCCATCTTAATTGCCATAGCATTCTTAACACTAGTAGAACGCAAAATTTTAGGGTACATACAACTACGAAAAGGACCAAATATCGTAGGGCCATACGGTATTTTACAACCATTCGCAGATGCAATAAAACTATTTATCAAAGAACCCCTACGACCACTAGCAACATCAACATCCCTGTTTATTATTGCCCCCACACTATCACTTACACTAGCCTTCAGTCTGTGAATCCCAATACCAATACCACACCCACTAATTAACCTAAACCTAGGAGCTATATTCATCTTAGCCACATCAAGCCTATCAGTATACTCAATTTTATGGTCAGGGTGAGCCTCTAACTCAAAGTATTCAATATTTGGGGCCCTACGAGCAGTAGCCCAAACAATTTCATATGAAGTAACCATAGCAATCATTTTATTATCTGTCCTACTAATAAACGGATCATTCTCCCTACAATCACTAATATTTACCCAAGAAGCCCTATGATTAATTATTCCAACTTGACCCCTAGGAATAATATGATATATCTCAACCCTAGCAGAAACAAACCGAGCCCCATTTGACTTAACAGAAGGTGAATCAGAATTAGTATCTGGGTTCAACGTAGAGTACGCCGCGGGCCCATTTGCCCTATTCTTCATAGCTGAATACACTAACATCATTCTAATAAATGCTCTATCAACAATCGTATTTTTAGGCCCATTCAATGACCCTAACTACCCAGAAATATTTACAACAAACTTTATAATAAAAACATTAGCACTCACCACACTATTCTTATGAGTACGAGCATCCTACCCACGATTCCGATATGACCAACTAATACATCTACTATGAAAAAACTTTCTCCCACTAACATTAGCCCTATGCATATGACACATTTCTGTACCAATCTTCATAGCAAGTATTCCACCATACACCT